From one Lolium rigidum isolate FL_2022 chromosome 4, APGP_CSIRO_Lrig_0.1, whole genome shotgun sequence genomic stretch:
- the LOC124708185 gene encoding peroxidase 5-like, protein MTTMGGSSILPAPTVATTALVLLMVLLASPATVAKGSGLSVGFYKKLCPKAEKVVRRTVTKAFEKEPGTPADLIRLFFHDCFVRGCDASVLLESTPGSMAERDSKANNPSLDGFEVISDAKETLEKLCPQTVSCADILALAARDGAFLASGLDYAVPTGRRDGLVSKEDEVLPSVPHPDFNHSQLVENFTAKGFTAEEMVTLSGAHTIGTSHCSSFTDRLYNFSQGGALTTDPALPTAYAALLKEKCPPETAAQNDTTMVQLDDVTPFVMDNQYYKNLLAGNVPLGSDVALMESPDTAALVELYAREPAEYWAKRFVAAMVKVSEMEVLTGAKGEIRLNCSKVN, encoded by the exons ATGACCACCATGGGCGGCTCGTCGATCCTGCCCGCGCCGAccgtggcgacgacggcgctggtgctgcTGATGGTGCTGTTAGCATCGCCGGCAACGGTGGCGAAAGGTTCTGGGCTGTCCGTCGGGTTCTACAAGAAGCTGTGCCCGAAGGCGGAGAAGGTCGTCCGGCGAACCGTCACCAAGGCCTTTGAGAAGGAGCCCGGCACCCCGGCCGATCTAATCCGTCTCTTCTTTCACGACTGCTTCGTTCGC GGGTGTGATGCATCGGTGCTGCTGGAATCCACGCCAGGGAGCATGGCGGAGAGGGACTCGAAGGCAAACAATCCCAGCTTGGATGGTTTCGAGGTCATTAGCGACGCCAAGGAGACTCTTGAGAAGCTCTGCCCGCAAACCGTGTCTTGCGCAGACATTCTCGCCCTCGCCGCCCGCGATGGTGCCTTCCTCGCCAGCGGGCTCGACTACGCCGTGCCCACCGGCCGCCGTGATGGCCTCGTCTCCAAGGAAGACGAGGTCCTCCCCAGTGTCCCTCATCCCGACTTCAACCATTCTCAGCTCGTGGAAAACTTCACGGCAAAAG GCTTTACGGCGGAGGAGATGGTGACGCTGTCAGGGGCGCACACCATCGGCACCTCGCACTGCTCGTCGTTCACGGACCGCCTCTACAACTTCTCCCAGGGCGGCGCGCTGACCACGGACCCTGCGCTGCCGACGGCGTACGCCGCGCTCCTGAAGGAGAAGTGCCCGCCGGAGACAGCGGCGCAGAACGACACCACCATGGTGCAGCTCGACGACGTCACGCCGTTCGTCATGGACAACCAGTACTACAAGAACCTGCTGGCCGGCAACGTGCCGCTCGGCTCCGACGTGGCACTCATGGAGAGCCCCGACACGGCGGCGCTCGTCGAGCTCTACGCTCGCGAGCCCGCCGAGTACTGGGCCAAGCGCTTCGTGGCGGCGATGGTGAAGGTGAGCGAGATGGAGGTGCTCACCGGGGCCAAGGGGGAGATCAGGCTCAACTGCTCCAAGGTGAACTAG